A single region of the candidate division KSB1 bacterium genome encodes:
- a CDS encoding ATP-binding cassette domain-containing protein, producing MGSLVTVTGLGKDFADSLGEVVRACRDLSFEAAPGEVFGLLGTNGAGKTTALRMLSTLLTPTHGDAVLAGHSVVTGPEQVRKSIGFMTADTGVYGRLTAREMIEYFGRLHALSDARISARIDVIADALDMRDFLGRRCDKLSTGQKQRVNIARTIVHDPGILVFDEPTAGLDILAAAQIVRFIRDSRDAGKCIIFSTHIMREAEKLCDRILILHRGQVCAGGTLGELRAQFGKNDLEDIFLEAIGESVLT from the coding sequence GTCGTCCGTGCTTGCCGCGACCTCAGTTTCGAGGCTGCCCCCGGCGAGGTGTTCGGACTGCTCGGCACGAATGGAGCGGGGAAGACCACCGCGCTGCGAATGCTGTCGACCCTGCTGACTCCGACCCATGGCGACGCGGTGCTCGCCGGTCACAGCGTTGTTACTGGACCGGAACAAGTCCGCAAGTCGATTGGTTTCATGACCGCGGACACTGGCGTGTACGGTCGGTTGACGGCGCGGGAAATGATCGAGTACTTTGGTCGGTTGCACGCTTTGTCAGACGCGCGGATCAGCGCGCGCATCGATGTGATTGCCGATGCGCTGGACATGCGGGACTTCCTCGGGCGTCGTTGCGACAAGCTGTCCACGGGTCAGAAGCAGCGGGTGAACATTGCGCGCACGATTGTTCATGACCCCGGGATTCTGGTCTTTGATGAACCGACCGCCGGACTGGACATTCTTGCCGCGGCGCAGATCGTGCGGTTTATTCGCGATTCGCGGGACGCGGGCAAGTGCATCATTTTCTCGACGCACATTATGCGCGAAGCCGAGAAGTTGTGTGATCGCATCCTGATTCTGCATCGCGGACAGGTGTGTGCGGGGGGAACGCTCGGTGAACTTCGTGCTCAGTTTGGAAAGAACGACCTTGAGGACATCTTTCTTGAGGCAATTGGCGAATCCGTGTTGACGTGA